One genomic region from Leptolyngbyaceae cyanobacterium JSC-12 encodes:
- a CDS encoding protein of unknown function DUF928 (IMG reference gene:2510094622~PFAM: Domain of Unknown Function (DUF928)): MNSFLNPQSLLVVPALVALSLPSTAIASVPQTSSRSSWFAPSGTLKISQSFKPPSRGTAPPTAGGATRGESCLKGPKHLTSLVPKDRLGLTYSGNPTFHWFVPKSPARTAKFLLLGNDDADVVYETTLSLPSESGIVSFTLPEDGPSLEVGQQYHWFLVVGCSQIDQGANPSVEGWVERVSPETNILSQLKQATAAGRVKIYADNGIWHEAVTTLVTLRKTNPTDKALLAGWSELLKSVGLDAIAPEPLLNANLSKK; the protein is encoded by the coding sequence ATGAATAGCTTTCTTAACCCGCAATCGCTTCTGGTAGTTCCAGCATTGGTAGCGCTGAGTTTGCCGTCCACTGCGATCGCTTCAGTTCCACAAACGTCCAGCCGTTCGTCTTGGTTTGCACCCAGTGGCACGCTTAAAATTAGCCAAAGCTTTAAGCCACCCAGCCGCGGAACAGCCCCTCCCACAGCAGGCGGTGCAACCCGTGGAGAATCGTGTTTGAAGGGTCCCAAACATCTAACTTCCCTGGTTCCAAAAGATCGATTAGGGCTAACTTACAGCGGTAACCCTACATTTCACTGGTTTGTGCCGAAGTCACCCGCTAGAACTGCTAAGTTCTTGTTGCTGGGCAATGATGATGCGGATGTAGTTTACGAAACGACCCTCTCCTTACCAAGTGAGTCTGGGATTGTGAGCTTTACCTTGCCAGAAGATGGTCCTTCCTTAGAAGTGGGGCAGCAATATCATTGGTTTCTGGTCGTAGGTTGCAGCCAGATCGACCAAGGCGCTAATCCCAGTGTTGAAGGTTGGGTGGAACGAGTGTCACCAGAGACAAATATTTTGAGCCAATTGAAACAAGCAACGGCTGCAGGTCGTGTCAAAATCTACGCTGATAACGGGATCTGGCATGAAGCAGTGACAACGCTGGTAACCCTCCGCAAAACTAATCCAACCGACAAAGCCTTGCTTGCAGGCTGGAGTGAATTGTTGAAATCAGTTGGGCTAGATGCGATCGCCCCAGAACCGTTATTGAATGCAAACTTGAGCAAAAAATAA
- a CDS encoding putative transmembrane sensor domain protein (IMG reference gene:2510094623~PFAM: Adenylate and Guanylate cyclase catalytic domain; CHASE2 domain), whose product MVIAVPSVTGIVLLLRLSGLLQLLELATLDQLFLLRPLEPVDSRIVIVTIDETDIQNLRQYPFPDATLARLINNLKRHRPSAIGLDLYRDLPIEPGHQELVNVFKTTPNLIGVQKVSRSADSAPVAPPPILKQQDQVGANDFVLDPDGKIRRTFLTVDEQPGYPVFGFGFKLAYQYLAQRGVESNLTADNHIFAGSTVFRPFESNDGGYIRAQASGYQILMNYRGGIQRFHTIGMMDVLNNRILPEQVRDRIVLIGNIAESYKDLFYTPYSSTLLSPPERMPGVAIHANVVSEILSSAMNGRQPIRTLPDWAEWLWILGWTAIAAIISWQQRKSSSRSQFWLFRRFQLLVASGGLLAGVYLAFLAGWWIPLVPALFGISGAAFLIMSYLAHSATEMRKTFGRYLTNEVVSNLLETPSGLKLGGERRKVTVLMSDLRGFSAFSEQLPPEKVVTLLNLYLGAMADVIDHYKGTINEFIGDGIFVMFGAPIARADDSQRAIACAVAMQLAMKVVNEQNQQLGLPMIEMGIGINTGEVVVGNVGSQKRAKYTVVGSQVNLAARIESYTVGGQILISENTLRDANYDIQINSELQVEPKGIRAPITLYEISGIGGKYNLFLPTTNTLWIDVHPAIQLEYTILEGKHVIGHLFQGTLTRLSATEAELQTAYDLELLSNLKLHLLTNSNASASIETQPSGDFYAKVIRKLDLSNQRFLIRFTSIPPEVEVILQSLRQPA is encoded by the coding sequence GTGGTCATCGCAGTCCCTAGCGTGACTGGAATTGTTTTACTGTTGCGCTTGAGTGGTTTGTTGCAGTTGCTGGAATTGGCAACGCTCGACCAGCTATTTTTGTTGAGACCCTTAGAACCTGTTGATTCCCGCATTGTTATTGTCACCATTGACGAAACAGATATTCAAAATCTGCGACAGTATCCCTTTCCAGATGCAACTCTGGCTCGGTTGATTAACAACTTGAAGCGGCATCGTCCCAGTGCGATCGGGCTAGATCTATACCGAGATTTGCCGATTGAACCGGGGCATCAAGAATTAGTGAACGTCTTCAAGACAACGCCTAATCTGATTGGTGTTCAAAAGGTGAGTCGTAGTGCTGACAGTGCTCCTGTTGCACCACCCCCTATCCTAAAGCAGCAAGATCAAGTCGGTGCCAATGATTTTGTGCTGGATCCGGATGGCAAAATTCGCCGCACTTTTTTGACTGTGGATGAGCAACCAGGGTACCCTGTCTTTGGCTTCGGCTTTAAGCTGGCATACCAGTACTTGGCGCAGCGGGGGGTGGAGAGTAATCTCACAGCAGATAATCACATTTTTGCCGGATCAACAGTGTTCCGCCCGTTTGAAAGTAATGATGGAGGATACATCCGGGCCCAGGCAAGTGGTTACCAAATTTTGATGAACTATCGGGGTGGAATTCAGCGCTTCCATACAATTGGCATGATGGATGTGCTTAACAATCGCATTCTGCCAGAACAGGTGCGTGATCGCATTGTGTTGATTGGCAACATCGCCGAAAGTTACAAAGACTTATTTTATACCCCTTATAGCAGTACATTACTGAGTCCGCCGGAACGAATGCCAGGGGTGGCAATCCACGCCAACGTCGTCAGCGAAATTCTAAGTTCGGCGATGAATGGTCGGCAACCTATCCGCACCTTGCCCGATTGGGCAGAATGGCTTTGGATTCTCGGCTGGACTGCGATCGCCGCAATTATTAGCTGGCAACAACGAAAAAGCTCCAGCCGTAGCCAATTTTGGTTATTCAGACGTTTTCAACTCCTCGTGGCAAGTGGCGGCTTGCTAGCTGGAGTATATCTGGCGTTTCTGGCTGGTTGGTGGATTCCCCTTGTGCCTGCGCTGTTTGGCATCAGTGGTGCTGCATTTTTGATCATGAGTTATCTTGCGCACAGTGCGACCGAGATGCGAAAAACCTTTGGTCGCTATCTCACCAATGAAGTCGTTTCCAACTTGTTAGAAACACCGTCCGGACTAAAACTGGGGGGAGAACGGCGCAAAGTTACTGTACTGATGTCTGATTTGCGTGGATTTTCAGCCTTTTCAGAACAGTTGCCACCCGAAAAAGTAGTGACTTTGCTGAACCTGTATTTGGGAGCAATGGCAGATGTGATTGATCACTACAAAGGCACCATCAATGAATTTATTGGAGACGGTATTTTCGTTATGTTTGGCGCACCGATCGCTCGTGCCGATGACTCTCAACGTGCGATCGCCTGCGCTGTTGCCATGCAACTCGCTATGAAAGTAGTGAATGAACAAAATCAACAGCTAGGGCTGCCCATGATTGAAATGGGGATTGGTATTAATACAGGCGAAGTGGTCGTTGGCAACGTGGGTTCGCAAAAACGAGCCAAATACACCGTCGTTGGAAGCCAAGTCAATTTAGCAGCCCGGATCGAATCGTACACAGTGGGTGGACAAATTCTCATTTCCGAAAACACCTTGCGAGATGCAAACTATGACATTCAAATAAATAGCGAACTTCAAGTAGAACCGAAAGGAATTCGCGCCCCGATCACGCTCTACGAAATTAGCGGAATTGGGGGTAAATACAATCTCTTTTTACCAACAACCAATACTCTTTGGATTGATGTGCATCCAGCCATACAACTGGAATACACAATTTTGGAAGGGAAACACGTGATTGGTCATCTGTTTCAAGGAACATTGACTCGACTATCGGCAACGGAAGCAGAATTGCAAACTGCCTATGATCTGGAGTTGTTAAGTAATCTCAAACTGCATTTGTTAACCAATTCAAACGCCTCAGCCTCAATAGAGACCCAACCATCAGGAGATTTTTATGCCAAAGTGATTCGTAAACTGGATCTGAGCAATCAGCGGTTTTTGATTCGCTTCACCTCGATTCCGCCTGAAGTTGAGGTTATATTGCAATCATTACGGCAACCTGCATGA
- a CDS encoding hypothetical protein (IMG reference gene:2510094624) gives MFETVFIILMGLIPGLLSSYLVTTKIRKYSRARYQAALEASAQTALHPYLQAQDYRYVEGLGYIVGDLSCQFNARSAYLRCAVNPSGPCRDCPHYEPLTFPEEQNLTF, from the coding sequence ATGTTTGAAACCGTTTTTATCATCTTGATGGGCTTGATCCCTGGGTTGCTTTCGTCTTACCTGGTAACAACCAAAATTCGCAAGTATAGCCGAGCACGCTATCAGGCAGCACTAGAAGCCTCAGCTCAGACAGCACTACATCCCTACCTGCAGGCACAAGATTATCGCTATGTGGAGGGTTTAGGTTACATCGTGGGAGATCTAAGTTGTCAATTTAATGCACGATCAGCGTACTTGCGATGTGCAGTTAACCCATCGGGACCATGCAGAGACTGCCCCCACTACGAACCCCTAACTTTTCCAGAGGAACAGAATTTGACGTTTTAA
- a CDS encoding anthranilate/para-aminobenzoate synthase component I (IMG reference gene:2510094625~PFAM: Anthranilate synthase component I, N terminal region; chorismate binding enzyme~TIGRFAM: anthranilate synthase component I, non-proteobacterial lineages) — MIFPDFSQFAELAQQGNFVPVFQEWVADLDTPVSAWYRVCAGQPYSFLLESVEGGDRVGRYSLLGCDPLWVFENRGDRTTQTYRDGTVQQFEGDPFAALSQCLEPYHPVQVPQLPPGIGGLFGFWGYELIHWIEPRVPVYPITDQDLPDGLWMQVDNLLIFDQVKRKVWAIAYADLRDPNTNLETAYQQACDRVTQLVNKLQSPLSEQAHLLEWTSPDARKEAGASSALSYTSNFTQADFCAAVEQAKEHIRSGDIFQVVISQRLFTEFVGDPFALYRSLRLVNPSPYMAYFNFGDWQIIGSSPEVMVKAERNPTNKTELIATVRPIAGTRRRGKTAAEDAALSADLLQDPKEIAEHVMLVDLGRNDLGRVCVNGTVQVDELMVIESYSHVMHIVSNVIGKLAPNKTAWDLLKACFPAGTVSGAPKIRAMEIIHDLEPCRRGPYSGIYGYYDFEGQLNTAIAIRTMVVRSQGNGNHTVSVQAGAGLVADSVPELEYEETLNKARGMLEAIRCLET; from the coding sequence ATGATCTTTCCCGATTTTTCTCAATTTGCTGAACTGGCACAGCAGGGCAATTTCGTCCCGGTGTTTCAGGAATGGGTTGCTGACTTGGATACGCCAGTATCTGCGTGGTATCGCGTGTGTGCTGGGCAACCATACAGTTTTTTACTGGAATCGGTAGAAGGTGGCGATCGCGTTGGGCGCTACAGTTTGTTGGGATGCGATCCGCTGTGGGTGTTTGAGAACCGAGGCGATCGCACCACTCAGACTTATCGAGATGGCACAGTTCAGCAGTTCGAGGGCGATCCATTTGCGGCATTGAGTCAGTGTTTAGAACCCTATCATCCGGTGCAAGTACCACAACTACCCCCTGGTATTGGCGGATTGTTTGGCTTTTGGGGCTATGAGTTGATTCATTGGATTGAGCCTCGCGTCCCTGTGTATCCCATCACCGATCAGGATTTGCCAGATGGCTTATGGATGCAGGTGGATAATTTGCTGATTTTTGATCAGGTGAAGCGGAAGGTATGGGCGATTGCCTATGCTGATTTGCGTGACCCTAACACTAACCTGGAAACGGCCTATCAACAAGCCTGCGATCGCGTCACGCAACTGGTGAACAAACTCCAATCACCTCTATCAGAGCAGGCGCATTTGCTGGAGTGGACATCTCCCGATGCTCGTAAAGAAGCAGGAGCCAGTTCTGCACTCAGCTACACCAGCAACTTTACCCAGGCAGATTTTTGTGCTGCCGTTGAACAAGCCAAAGAGCATATTCGATCTGGGGATATTTTTCAGGTAGTGATTTCACAACGGCTCTTTACCGAGTTTGTCGGAGATCCTTTTGCCCTGTATCGATCGCTGCGGTTAGTGAACCCCTCTCCTTACATGGCATATTTCAACTTTGGTGATTGGCAAATCATTGGCTCCAGCCCTGAAGTAATGGTGAAAGCAGAACGCAATCCCACCAATAAAACAGAATTGATCGCCACAGTGCGCCCAATCGCAGGCACGCGCCGCCGGGGCAAGACTGCCGCAGAAGATGCAGCCCTGTCAGCCGACCTCCTGCAAGATCCGAAAGAAATTGCTGAACACGTGATGCTGGTAGACTTGGGGCGCAATGATCTGGGACGAGTTTGCGTCAATGGCACCGTTCAGGTAGACGAGTTGATGGTAATTGAATCTTACTCGCACGTGATGCATATTGTTAGCAATGTTATTGGTAAACTGGCTCCTAACAAAACTGCCTGGGATTTGCTCAAAGCCTGCTTTCCAGCCGGAACAGTGAGCGGTGCCCCTAAGATTCGGGCAATGGAAATCATTCATGACCTGGAACCCTGTCGGCGTGGTCCCTATTCCGGTATTTATGGCTACTACGACTTCGAGGGACAGTTGAATACAGCGATCGCCATTCGCACAATGGTGGTTCGCAGCCAGGGGAATGGCAACCACACTGTTAGCGTCCAAGCTGGAGCGGGACTCGTCGCCGATTCAGTGCCTGAACTGGAATACGAAGAAACTCTCAACAAAGCACGTGGCATGTTAGAAGCTATTCGCTGCCTAGAAACCTAA
- a CDS encoding 1-deoxy-D-xylulose 5-phosphate reductoisomerase (IMG reference gene:2510094626~PFAM: 1-deoxy-D-xylulose 5-phosphate reductoisomerase; 1-deoxy-D-xylulose 5-phosphate reductoisomerase C-terminal~TIGRFAM: 1-deoxy-D-xylulose 5-phosphate reductoisomerase), protein MKAISLLGSTGSIGTQTLDIAAQYPDEFQIVGLAAGRNVELLAQQVRQFRPKIVAICEEEKFADLKDAIADLNPQPILLAGEDGIVEVARYSAADVVVTGIVGCAGLLPTIAAIQAGKDIALANKETLIAGGPVVLPLIQQYGVKLLPADSEHSAIFQCLQGVPKGGLRRILLTASGGAFRDLPVEKLAHVTVADALKHPNWSMGRKITIDSATLMNKGLEVIEAHYLFGMDYDHIDIVIHPQSIIHSLIELQDTSVLAQLGWADMRLPLLYALSYPERIATDWKPLDLVKAGDLTFREPDHHKYPCMKLAYAAGRAGGCMPAVLNAANEQAVALFLDEAIRFLEIPQLIERVCDCYHAQNRSAPTLEDIIAADQWARQEVLAASQQLTVAIG, encoded by the coding sequence GTGAAAGCAATTTCTCTCTTAGGATCAACTGGCTCCATCGGCACCCAAACTTTGGATATTGCTGCTCAATATCCAGATGAGTTTCAGATTGTTGGGTTAGCTGCCGGACGCAATGTTGAATTGTTGGCGCAACAGGTGCGGCAATTTCGTCCCAAAATCGTTGCTATTTGTGAGGAAGAGAAATTCGCAGACCTGAAGGATGCGATCGCTGATCTTAATCCCCAACCAATTCTACTAGCAGGCGAAGATGGCATCGTTGAAGTTGCCCGCTACAGCGCAGCCGATGTAGTCGTGACCGGAATTGTCGGTTGTGCCGGATTGCTGCCCACCATTGCTGCTATCCAGGCTGGGAAAGACATTGCCCTTGCCAATAAAGAAACCCTGATTGCAGGCGGTCCCGTTGTCCTGCCTTTGATCCAGCAATACGGTGTAAAACTGTTGCCTGCTGATTCTGAACACTCCGCTATTTTCCAATGTTTACAAGGGGTACCCAAAGGCGGATTGCGCCGCATTCTGTTGACAGCATCCGGCGGAGCATTTCGCGATTTGCCTGTTGAAAAACTTGCCCATGTCACTGTTGCCGATGCCCTCAAACATCCCAACTGGTCAATGGGGCGCAAAATCACTATCGACTCCGCCACCCTGATGAACAAAGGGTTGGAAGTGATTGAAGCTCATTACCTGTTTGGCATGGATTATGACCATATTGACATCGTGATTCACCCCCAAAGCATTATCCATTCACTGATTGAGTTGCAGGATACATCTGTATTGGCGCAACTGGGCTGGGCAGATATGCGTTTGCCCTTGCTCTATGCCCTGTCTTACCCAGAGCGAATTGCTACTGATTGGAAACCATTGGATCTGGTGAAAGCGGGAGATCTCACTTTCCGTGAACCTGATCATCACAAATATCCCTGCATGAAGTTAGCTTATGCGGCTGGGCGAGCAGGGGGGTGTATGCCTGCGGTGCTAAATGCTGCCAATGAGCAAGCCGTTGCCCTGTTTCTGGATGAAGCTATCCGATTTTTAGAGATTCCCCAACTCATTGAACGAGTGTGCGATTGCTACCATGCTCAAAACCGTAGCGCTCCCACCCTGGAAGACATCATTGCCGCTGACCAGTGGGCACGGCAAGAGGTATTAGCAGCAAGCCAACAACTTACAGTTGCAATTGGGTAA
- a CDS encoding hypothetical protein (IMG reference gene:2510094627): MNIVLLIAAIIVTFLVFTWLVKVVRATIGTAIAIAVLVLLLQLFFGIGPAQVWQLVSQFFQVIWQTITGTR, translated from the coding sequence ATGAATATTGTTCTCTTAATTGCTGCTATTATTGTGACCTTTTTGGTTTTCACCTGGCTTGTGAAGGTGGTAAGAGCTACGATTGGTACTGCGATCGCGATCGCAGTACTCGTTTTGCTATTGCAACTGTTTTTCGGAATTGGTCCAGCACAAGTATGGCAGTTAGTCAGCCAGTTCTTCCAAGTTATCTGGCAGACGATAACGGGCACTCGTTAG
- a CDS encoding tRNA modification GTPase trmE (IMG reference gene:2510094628~PFAM: GTPase of unknown function; GTP-binding protein TrmE N-terminus~TIGRFAM: small GTP-binding protein domain; tRNA modification GTPase TrmE): MLNRGDTIAAIATAIVPEQGSVGIVRISGSQAVAIAQQIFHPLGRPPWESHRILYGTIRHPQTGQIVDEALLLLMLAPRSYTREDVVEFHCHGGIMAVQQVLQLCIAQGARLAEPGEFTLRAFLNGRLDLTQAESIADLVGARSPQAAQFALAGLQGKLAHPIRQLRAICINILAEIEARIDFEEDLPPLDQEDIKRRLQQVLDEVEQILATAEQGELLRSGLKVAIVGRPNVGKSSLLNAWSRSDRAIVTDLPGTTRDVVESQLVVSGIPVQVLDTAGIRETEDQVEKIGVERSRQTAQKADLILLVIDASLGWTDDDQAVYEQVRDRPLILITNKIDLVETVPSLPTLPIPVVKTAAALNQGIDALEDAILKTVQAGKLNALNLDLAINQRQAAALTQARQALQQVQLTITQELPLDFWTIDLRSAIHFLGQVIGEEVTESVLDQVFSRFCIGK, encoded by the coding sequence ATGTTGAACCGGGGAGATACTATCGCGGCGATCGCTACTGCCATTGTCCCAGAGCAAGGCAGCGTCGGCATTGTGCGCATTTCCGGTTCGCAAGCCGTAGCGATCGCGCAGCAAATTTTTCATCCACTTGGGCGACCTCCGTGGGAAAGCCATCGCATCCTCTACGGCACTATTCGCCATCCTCAAACCGGGCAAATTGTGGATGAAGCTCTACTATTATTGATGCTGGCTCCCCGATCTTACACCCGTGAGGATGTGGTGGAGTTTCATTGTCACGGCGGCATTATGGCAGTGCAACAGGTATTGCAGCTTTGTATCGCTCAGGGTGCACGGCTGGCAGAACCAGGAGAATTTACCCTGCGAGCCTTTTTGAATGGCAGGTTAGATCTTACCCAGGCAGAAAGCATTGCTGATTTGGTGGGTGCGCGATCGCCTCAAGCTGCCCAATTTGCCCTTGCTGGCTTACAAGGCAAACTCGCTCATCCCATTCGTCAACTACGCGCGATATGTATTAATATTTTAGCAGAGATTGAAGCCCGCATTGATTTTGAAGAAGACTTGCCGCCACTGGATCAGGAAGACATCAAACGGCGATTGCAACAGGTGTTGGATGAGGTGGAACAAATTCTGGCGACGGCAGAGCAGGGTGAATTGCTGCGATCAGGCTTAAAGGTAGCAATTGTAGGTCGTCCTAATGTGGGCAAATCTAGCCTGCTGAATGCCTGGAGCCGCAGCGATCGCGCCATTGTTACCGATCTACCCGGCACCACTCGCGATGTCGTGGAATCCCAACTCGTCGTCAGTGGCATCCCAGTGCAAGTATTGGATACTGCTGGCATTCGTGAAACGGAAGATCAGGTAGAAAAAATTGGAGTGGAGAGATCGCGTCAGACTGCTCAAAAAGCTGACCTGATTCTACTTGTGATCGATGCATCCCTAGGCTGGACCGACGATGATCAGGCAGTTTACGAACAAGTACGCGATCGCCCCCTGATTCTCATCACCAATAAAATTGATCTGGTGGAGACTGTCCCCAGCCTGCCCACCTTGCCGATACCAGTCGTTAAAACTGCAGCGGCACTGAATCAGGGGATTGACGCACTGGAAGATGCCATCCTGAAAACCGTTCAAGCAGGTAAACTAAATGCCCTGAATCTCGATCTAGCCATCAATCAGCGACAAGCAGCAGCCCTAACTCAAGCCAGACAGGCACTGCAACAGGTGCAACTCACGATCACCCAAGAATTACCATTAGACTTCTGGACAATCGACCTACGCAGTGCCATCCATTTCCTCGGACAGGTGATTGGCGAAGAGGTAACCGAATCTGTCCTTGATCAAGTCTTTAGCCGCTTCTGTATTGGGAAATAA
- a CDS encoding hypothetical protein (IMG reference gene:2510094629), with amino-acid sequence MTQKRVRRRSHSDSRSEYQSNVPQPARSRRSSDKPLRDRRNLAWTELRVQDTSSSNPNWLASLIEQDAPLKTNSTLVLMYGPFQAEMASDNRQGIASWLRDCVGKHGLPSLVRFDYRQRAQVFRRDQFQPWLEPFLNKSA; translated from the coding sequence ATGACTCAAAAGCGCGTTCGTCGGCGATCGCATTCAGATTCTCGCTCAGAGTATCAGTCTAATGTTCCCCAGCCCGCTAGATCACGACGCAGTTCTGATAAACCTCTTCGAGACCGTCGTAACCTGGCATGGACTGAACTTCGAGTTCAAGACACCTCCAGTTCTAACCCAAATTGGCTTGCGAGTCTGATTGAGCAGGATGCCCCACTCAAAACGAATAGTACGTTGGTGTTAATGTACGGACCATTCCAGGCTGAAATGGCATCGGATAATAGGCAAGGAATTGCCTCCTGGCTGCGGGATTGTGTTGGGAAGCATGGACTACCTAGCCTGGTTCGGTTTGATTATCGTCAACGGGCACAGGTGTTCCGCCGAGATCAGTTTCAGCCCTGGTTAGAACCATTTCTCAACAAAAGCGCCTGA
- a CDS encoding 2-methylcitrate synthase/citrate synthase II (IMG reference gene:2510094630~PFAM: Citrate synthase~TIGRFAM: 2-methylcitrate synthase/citrate synthase II) encodes MTVCEYRAGLEGIPATQSSISFVDGQRGILEYRGIPIEKLAEHSNFIETAYLLIWGELPNKEELKQFEHEITHHRRLKYRIRDMMKCFPEGGHPMDALQACAAALGLFYSRRALDDPAYIRAAVVRLLAKIPTMVAAFQLMRKGNDPVQPRDDLGYSANFLYMLTEEEPDPLAAHVFDVCLTLHAEHTINASTFSAMVTASTLTDPYAVVASAVGTLAGPLHGGANEEVIFMLEEIGSVENVRPYIEHCIEKKQKIMGFGHRVYKVKDPRATILQNLAQQLFVKYGEDKFYEIAVEMEQVVHELLGHKGIYPNVDFYSGLVYRKLGIPTDLFTPVFAISRTAGWLAHWKEQLNENRIFRPTQIYTGTHAAEYIPIDER; translated from the coding sequence ATGACAGTCTGTGAATACCGGGCAGGGCTAGAAGGCATTCCTGCAACTCAATCCAGCATCAGTTTTGTGGATGGGCAACGCGGCATCCTGGAATATCGGGGCATTCCGATCGAAAAACTGGCGGAACACAGCAATTTCATCGAGACCGCCTACCTCCTTATTTGGGGAGAACTGCCAAACAAGGAGGAACTTAAGCAGTTTGAACACGAAATTACCCATCATCGACGGCTGAAGTATCGTATCCGCGACATGATGAAATGCTTCCCAGAGGGGGGACACCCCATGGATGCATTGCAAGCCTGTGCTGCTGCGTTGGGATTGTTCTACTCACGTCGGGCCCTAGATGACCCCGCTTACATTCGGGCAGCTGTCGTGCGATTGCTCGCCAAAATTCCCACCATGGTCGCTGCCTTTCAGTTGATGCGAAAGGGAAATGATCCGGTGCAGCCTCGCGATGACCTAGGATACTCCGCAAACTTTCTCTATATGTTAACGGAGGAAGAACCAGATCCCCTTGCTGCCCATGTGTTTGATGTTTGCCTGACGCTCCACGCCGAGCACACCATTAACGCATCAACTTTCTCGGCAATGGTAACGGCATCGACTCTGACTGATCCCTATGCAGTGGTGGCATCAGCAGTAGGGACACTGGCAGGACCGCTACATGGTGGAGCCAACGAAGAGGTCATCTTTATGTTGGAAGAAATTGGCTCGGTTGAGAATGTTCGCCCTTACATTGAACATTGCATCGAGAAAAAGCAGAAAATCATGGGATTTGGTCACCGAGTCTATAAGGTAAAAGATCCTCGCGCCACGATTTTGCAGAACCTGGCACAGCAGCTATTTGTCAAATACGGGGAAGACAAGTTCTACGAAATCGCAGTCGAAATGGAGCAAGTCGTTCATGAGTTGCTCGGTCACAAGGGAATTTATCCCAACGTCGATTTTTATTCTGGCTTGGTTTACCGCAAGTTAGGCATTCCTACAGATTTGTTTACACCCGTGTTTGCAATTTCTCGAACTGCTGGTTGGTTAGCCCACTGGAAAGAGCAACTGAACGAAAATCGGATCTTTCGCCCTACTCAAATCTATACAGGCACCCACGCTGCTGAATATATTCCAATTGATGAGCGCTAG